The DNA window CGAGGCGGTGACGCTGGAGGTCGACGACGCCGCGGTGTCCGTGCCCCTGGTCGACGTGCAGTACGCGCGGGTGGCGCTGCCGTGGTGACCGGCACGGCGACCTGCGCGTGCGCGACGCCGCCAGATGTAGAGGAGGAACGATGAAGGTCGACATCGACGCGCTGCGCCAGATCGAACGTGAGAAGGGCATCGACTTCGCGACGGTGGTGGAAGCCTTCGAGACGGCGCTCGCGTCGGCGTACAAGCGTTCGCCCCAGGCCACCGGCGACGAGGCCCGCGTCGCGGTCGACCGGGTGTCGGGCGAGATCACGCTCTACGCCCAGGAACTCGACGACGACGGCAACATCGTCTCGGAATGGCGGGAGGAACCCAAGGACTTCGGCCGCATCGTCGCACAGACCGCCAAGCAGGTCCTGCTGCAGCGGCTCCGCGAAGCCGAGCGGGAGATGACCTACGGCGAGTACGTCGGCCGCGAGGGCGACATCGTCACCGGCATGGTCTCCCAGCAGGGCAACGTCACGCTCCTCGACCTCGGCCGGAGCCAAGCGTTGCTGCCCTACAGCGAGCAGGTCCCCAACGAACGCGTCCAGCACGGCACCCACGCGCGGGCGCTGGTGATCGAGGTCCGCCGCCAGCCCAAGGGCGCGCAGATCGTGGCGTCGCGCACCCACCCGGCGTTCGTGGCGGCCCTGTTCGCGTTGGAGGTCCCCGAGATCGAGGAGGGGATCGTCGAGATCCGCGGCATCGCCCGCGAGGCCGGGCACCGCACCAAGGTCGCGGTCAGCTCCAACGACCCGGCGGTCGATCCGGTCGGCGCGTGCGTCGGGCCGCAAGGCTCGCGCGTGCGGGCGGTGATGCAGGAGCTGCACAACGCGGGCCTCGAGAAGATCGACATCATCCCGTGGGCGGACGAGCCCGAGGGGCTGGTCGCCAACGCGCTGTCACCCGCGAAGGTGACCGACGTCTACCTCTACCCGGAGGAGGCCACCGCGATCGTGGTGGTCCCCGACTACCAACTGTCGCTGGCGATCGGACGCGAGGGGCAGAACGCCCGCCTGGCGGCGCGTCTGACCGGCTGGCGGATCGACATCAAGAACGAATCGCAGTTCGCCGAGGAGCAGCGCGCGTTCCAGGAGGCCTTCGAGGCCGGGCTGGTGGACGAGTACGGCCGACCGCTGAGCGAGGAGGGACAGGCGGCGATCGCCGCTGCGCAGGAGGCGGCCGACTCGGCCCGCCAGCGGGTCCTCGACGAGGACAGCGAGGCGAGCAAGACCGCGTGAGGAAGGGTCGAGCAGTCCGACGCGTTAGCAGACACGAGGCCGCCGTGTCGCACACACCGATGCGGACGTGTGTCGCGTGCCGGCGTACGCGACCCAAGCAGGAGCTGGTGCGGATCGTGCGCGACCCGGCCGGTGTACGCGTCGATGACAGTCAACGCCTTCCCGGCCGGGGCGCCTACCTGTGCCCCGACCCGGCCTGCGTGGCGGCGGCGACCCGCCGCGGAGCGCGTGCCGTCCGGCAGGGGCTCAGAGGCGCAGATCAGCACGACGTTGAGGACGCATTGGCCGCGCTGGACGCGGCGGTGCGGACGGGAGGAGATCCCGAGTGAGTAACACCATCAGAGTCTACGAGCTGTCCCGGGAGACCGGCCTCGCCAACAAAGAGGTCCTGCGTCGCCTGACCGAGCTCGACATCGAGGCATCCAGCCACTCCTCGTCGATCACGCTCGGTGACGCTCAGCGGTTCCGTGAATCGCTGGGCCGACGCACCACCGAGGACGATGAGGA is part of the Actinomycetota bacterium genome and encodes:
- the nusA gene encoding transcription termination factor NusA — encoded protein: MKVDIDALRQIEREKGIDFATVVEAFETALASAYKRSPQATGDEARVAVDRVSGEITLYAQELDDDGNIVSEWREEPKDFGRIVAQTAKQVLLQRLREAEREMTYGEYVGREGDIVTGMVSQQGNVTLLDLGRSQALLPYSEQVPNERVQHGTHARALVIEVRRQPKGAQIVASRTHPAFVAALFALEVPEIEEGIVEIRGIAREAGHRTKVAVSSNDPAVDPVGACVGPQGSRVRAVMQELHNAGLEKIDIIPWADEPEGLVANALSPAKVTDVYLYPEEATAIVVVPDYQLSLAIGREGQNARLAARLTGWRIDIKNESQFAEEQRAFQEAFEAGLVDEYGRPLSEEGQAAIAAAQEAADSARQRVLDEDSEASKTA
- a CDS encoding YlxR family protein → MRIVRDPAGVRVDDSQRLPGRGAYLCPDPACVAAATRRGARAVRQGLRGADQHDVEDALAALDAAVRTGGDPE